The following proteins are co-located in the Carassius auratus strain Wakin chromosome 7, ASM336829v1, whole genome shotgun sequence genome:
- the LOC113106125 gene encoding uncharacterized protein KIAA0232 isoform X2: MRPMSGESDGPAPERVSQAFPLTGPVSSSEMSSLQSLGPVQSWLGQELEKCGIDAMIYTRYVLSLLLHDSYDYDLQDQENDIFLGWEKGTGKKWGKSKRKGGTDLSLEEMKKQAAVQCLRSASDEVRPLCKAEAFKSNSGIESLVEELCSKLKDIQNKQKEKERQVNKKSDTSQSPEPDESFSSKDQVEMYYEAFPPLSEKSVCLQEIMTVWNKAKACTYSSSSSSAVPQTSTDTSSPKDCTSEGEAFKDRIVDAPSSTTSISERAQHRCTNREKENRFHGSATGVTDDRVPPHSKRQARHRSEGRFRPRSWSSGSSEAGSSSSGNQVDQTRSCKAVRIRHKSREVSSRNKRGRSGSGQVKLALKVIDKEERKNARANISTTGGLSKQQQHYMKKGKRPLREIRKDANLVEAQESGGEAKRKEYMEEPLWYTEPISEYFVPLSRSKLETKYRSKEDSSNDLGMSIDVDCLSERIQGICIANSCIQRAYLAAGTFVDGHFIEVSGEGDEEAPELNGISSCPPPEDGQNLDDEHLSEFTHFYEVDLYQSILDPSASDAVQESRILNMIRQKSVERKHFEAGCVVLDGLELQGESAIRVDSLGASEADVSITQDMENIAQVWECCSSSSLEDLEGESCPGDSPVRLSPVLNSVPFNFRKLSGAFVGPHLQEASGSISALNSCFPLFELQYDSPSFSFPCDSLTEGQDNVDSSSCLDPQGNKQSRLLIWTKNSAFDETEHCSNLSTRTCSPWSHSEETRSDSEQINAPADESAQFGSEEVSCISLIPPLCLEEELLDFFQENSSHQQEESSVGTESNQPFNKKSKLESVCGIALEQDESKLYNAVVFSDVPNQQNDEYTSGIIKDIWMAIGDRDCVLTLGVKNTGERLFPEETTGYQCSCLDKDVKGEIIQKKAVQCSEYHLWDGQKEDEGLHKNKLSKLNDGDYTTPAKPWNCNSQDSTSFILGGVYGELKSLSGDREWAMIPPGDACGSLLQCAATTSSDMVTISGADVFMNTSSCFAPGHKPLWRPLVSLGQNEQTTKGPGDGLNKGFSVVFHEDLLGSCGGFHREDSGLEYPFSSFDLNNPFSQVLHVECSFEPEDMASFSPGFKPKSILCSDNEPFCPWLYGINRTQYRAIRISPRTHFRPISASELSPGGGSESDVESEKEEASLPVGQADLFDDPQADLKPLEEDAECEGPYYGKSELESGKFLPRLKKSGMEKSAQTSLDSQEGGSTLLPIIEQEICVHCEMASVSVPCSHVQSSVHQQEESSRETESCKCTATDQIPKSEKTVDVAQDIQEFPLLNFGEQCLTNMQKEECWWQSTLCSPLFPSPQCGGSSNV, encoded by the exons ATGCGTCCAATGAGTGGAGAGTCAGACGGCCCTGCCCCTGAAAGAGTCTCGCAGGCCTTCCCTTTAACAGGCCCTGTGTCCTCCTCAGAGATGTCCTCACTGCAGTCACTAGGGCCAGTGCAGAGCTGGCTGGGTCAGGAGCTGGAGAAATGTGGCATCGATGCCATGATCTACACGCGCTATGTCCTTAGCCTGCTGCTGCACGACAGCTATGACTACGACCTGCAGGACCAG GAAAATGACATCTTCCTGGGCTGGGAGAAGGGAACAGGGAAGAAATGGGGGAAGAGCAAGAGGAAGGGAGGGACTGATCTTAGTCTTGAagagatgaagaaacaagctGCTGTGCAGTGTTTACGTTCAGCATCTGATGAAGTAAGACCTTTGTGTAAAGCTGAAGCTTTTAAATCG AATTCTGGAATTGAAAGCTTGGTCGAAGAGCTATGCTCTAAGCTCAAGGatattcaaaacaaacagaaag AAAAAGAAAGgcaagtaaataaaaaatctgatacATCACAGTCTCCTGAACCAGATGAATCCTTTTCTTCCAAGGACCAGGTTGAGAT GTACTATGAAGCTTTCCCACCTCTCTCAGAAAAATCTGTTTGTCTCCAAGAAATCATGACCGTGTGGAACAAAGCTAAAGCCTGCACGTATTCCAGCTCATCATCATCTGCTGTCCCTCAAACAAGCACAGACACATCCTCTCCAAAAGACTGCACCAGCGAAGGTGAAGCTTTTAAAGACCGAATCGTTGATGCACCCAGTTCCACCACCTCAATCAGTGAGAGGGCCCAGCACCGATGCACTAACAGGGAGAAGGAAAACCGATTCCATGGAAGCGCAACAGGGGTGACTGATGATCGGGTTCCTCCTCATAGTAAGCGGCAGGCGAGACACCGGTCTGAGGGGAGGTTCCGTCCCAGATCGTGGTCCTCTGGCTCTAGTGAGGCTGGCTCAAGCTCCAGTGGTAACCAGGTTGACCAGACCCGCAGTTGCAAAGCAGTCCGCATAAGACACAAGTCTCGAGAGGTCAGCAGCAGAAACAAAAGAGGCCGCAGTGGCAGCGGACAGGTCAAACTGGCCCTTAAAGTCATCGACAAAGAAGAGCGGAAAAATGCACGAGCCAACATCAGTACCACCGGAGGCCTATCTAAACAACAACAGCACTACATGAAAAAAGGCAAACGACCTCTGAGGGAGATCCGCAAAGATGCTAATCTGGTTGAGGCACAGGAGTCAGGAGGAGAAGCTAAAAGAAAAGAATATATGGAGGAGCCACTTTGGTACACAGAGCCCATCTCGGAGTACTTTGTCCCTCTCAGTAGAAGTAAATTAGAGACAAAGTATCGTAGTAAAGAAGACTCTTCCAATGACTTGGGCATGTCCATTGATGTGGACTGTCTGTCAGAGAGAATTCAAGGAATCTGCATTGCAAATTCTTGTATTCAAAGGGCATACCTTGCAGCAGGCACTTTTGTGGATGGCCACTTCATTGAAGTGTCTGGTGAAGGTGACGAAGAGGCTCCTGAACTAAATGGGATTTCAAGCTGCCCTCCTCCTGAAGATGGTCAAAATTTAGATGACGAGCATCTGTCTGAATTCACTCACTTCTATGAAGTTGATCTTTATCAATCCATATTGGATCCTAGTGCCTCAGATGCGGTACAAGAAAGCCGAATCCTGAACATGATTCGACAGAAGAGCGTGGAGCGAAAACACTTTGAAGCAGGATGTGTAGTTTTAGATGGCCTTGAGCTGCAAGGGGAAAGTGCAATAAGGGTTGATTCTCTGGGAGCCTCAGAAGCAGATGTTTCTATAACACAAGATATGGAAAACATTGCCCAAGTGTGGGAGTGCTGTTCATCATCAAGCTTGGAAGATTTGGAAGGCGAAAGCTGTCCGGGTGACTCTCCAGTCAGGCTCTCCCCAGTGTTGAACAGTGTTCCGTTTAACTTTAGAAAACTGTCTGGAGCTTTTGTAGGGCCTCATCTCCAAGAAGCCAGCGGTAGCATCTCTGCCCTAAACTCTTGTTTTCCACTTTTTGAGTTGCAATACGATAGCCCTTCCTTTTCTTTTCCCTGCGACTCGCTTACGGAGGGGCAGGACAATGTAGATTCAAGTAGCTGTTTAGATCCACAAGGAAACAAACAATCCCGTTTGCTAATTTGGACCAAAAACAGTGCCTTTGATGAAACAGAACACTGCTCTAACTTATCAACAAGGACCTGCAGTCCCTGGTCCCACTCAGAGGAGACACGGTCAGATAGTGAACAGATCAATGCTCCAGCAGATGAATCCGCTCAGTTTGGCAGTGAAGAGGTCAGCTGTATTTCCCTTATCCCACCTTTATGCCTAGAAGAAGAGCTTTTAGATTTCTTTCAAGAGAACTCCAGTCACCAGCAGGAAGAATCCAGTGTAGGCACAGAATCCAACCAGCCCTTCAATAAGAAATCGAAATTGGAGTCTGTTTGTGGAATAGCATTAGAGCAGGATGAGAGTAAACTATATAATGCTGTTGTGTTTTCAGATGTCCCAAATCAACAAAATGATGAATACACCTCAGGGATAATAAAAGACATTTGGATGGCTATTGGAGACAGAGACTGTGTCTTAACACTCGGGGTAAAGAATACAGGGGAGCGCTTGTTTCCAGAGGAGACTACCGGCTATCAATGCAGCTGTCTTGACAAGGATGTAAAAGGTGAAATTATTCAAAAGAAAGCTGTGCAGTGTTCGGAGTATCATCTTTGGGATGGGCAGAAGGAGGACGAGGGACTTCATAAAAACAAGCTCTCTAAATTGAATGATGGGGATTACACGACGCCGGCAAAGCCTTGGAATTGTAATTCACAGGACAGCACCTCCTTTATCCTTGGTGGGGTTTATGGAGAACTGAAGAGTCTAAGCGGCGACAGGGAATGGGCTATGATTCCACCTGGTGATGCTTGTGGCAGTTTGTTGCAGTGTGCAGCAACCACATCTTCTGACATGGTAACCATTTCAGGGGCGGATGTGTTCATGAACACGAGCAGTTGCTTTGCTCCTGGCCACAAGCCATTGTGGAGACCTCTTGTGTCCCTTGGTCAAAATGAGCAGACTACCAAGGGACCGGGGGATGGTTTAAATAAGGGATTTTCTGTTGTCTTCCATGAAGATTTACTGGGATCATGCGGAGGCTTCCATCGAGAAGATTCAGGACTGGAATACCCGTTTTCATCCTTTGATTTGAACAACCCATTTTCCCAGGTCCTGCATGTGGAGTGCTCCTTTGAGCCAGAGGACATGGCCTCTTTCAGCCCGGGATTTAAGCCAAAATCCATATTATGCTCCGACAATGAGCCCTTTTGCCCTTGGTTATATGGCATCAACCGGACTCAGTATCGGGCCATTCGAATTTCCCCAAGGACTCATTTCCGGCCAATATCTGCCTCGGAGCTTTCTCCAGGTGGTGGCAGTGAGTCAGATGTAGAGTCTGAGAAAGAGGAAGCAAGTCTTCCAGTTGGTCAAGCAGACCTCTTTGATGACCCACAGGCTGACCTCAAGCCTCTCGAGGAGGACGCCGAGTGTGAGGGCCCTTACTACGGAAAATCCGAGCTGGAGTCTGGGAAGTTCCTACCCAGATTAAAAAAGTCTGGCATGGAGAAGAGTGCCCAGACATCGCTCGATTCACAGGAGGGTGGGAGCACCCTTCTGCCGATCATTGAACAAGAGATTTGCGTACATTGTGAGATGGCATCGGTTTCGGTGCCATGTTCTCATGTGCAGTCCTCTGTTCATCAGCAAGAGGAATCTAGCAGGGAGACAGAGTCTTGCAAATGCACTGCAACTGATCAGATTCCAAAAAGTGAGAAGACAGTTGATGTTGCTCAAGATATACAAGAG TTTCCACTGTTGAATTTTGGAGAACAGTGCTTAACTAATATGCAGAAAGAAGAGTGCTGGTGGCAGAGTACTCTGTGTTCTCCTTTATTTCCAAGTCCTCAGTGCGGAG GAAGCAGTAATGTATGA
- the LOC113106125 gene encoding uncharacterized protein KIAA0232 isoform X4: protein MRPMSGESDGPAPERVSQAFPLTGPVSSSEMSSLQSLGPVQSWLGQELEKCGIDAMIYTRYVLSLLLHDSYDYDLQDQENDIFLGWEKGTGKKWGKSKRKGGTDLSLEEMKKQAAVQCLRSASDENSGIESLVEELCSKLKDIQNKQKEKERQVNKKSDTSQSPEPDESFSSKDQVEMYYEAFPPLSEKSVCLQEIMTVWNKAKACTYSSSSSSAVPQTSTDTSSPKDCTSEGEAFKDRIVDAPSSTTSISERAQHRCTNREKENRFHGSATGVTDDRVPPHSKRQARHRSEGRFRPRSWSSGSSEAGSSSSGNQVDQTRSCKAVRIRHKSREVSSRNKRGRSGSGQVKLALKVIDKEERKNARANISTTGGLSKQQQHYMKKGKRPLREIRKDANLVEAQESGGEAKRKEYMEEPLWYTEPISEYFVPLSRSKLETKYRSKEDSSNDLGMSIDVDCLSERIQGICIANSCIQRAYLAAGTFVDGHFIEVSGEGDEEAPELNGISSCPPPEDGQNLDDEHLSEFTHFYEVDLYQSILDPSASDAVQESRILNMIRQKSVERKHFEAGCVVLDGLELQGESAIRVDSLGASEADVSITQDMENIAQVWECCSSSSLEDLEGESCPGDSPVRLSPVLNSVPFNFRKLSGAFVGPHLQEASGSISALNSCFPLFELQYDSPSFSFPCDSLTEGQDNVDSSSCLDPQGNKQSRLLIWTKNSAFDETEHCSNLSTRTCSPWSHSEETRSDSEQINAPADESAQFGSEEVSCISLIPPLCLEEELLDFFQENSSHQQEESSVGTESNQPFNKKSKLESVCGIALEQDESKLYNAVVFSDVPNQQNDEYTSGIIKDIWMAIGDRDCVLTLGVKNTGERLFPEETTGYQCSCLDKDVKGEIIQKKAVQCSEYHLWDGQKEDEGLHKNKLSKLNDGDYTTPAKPWNCNSQDSTSFILGGVYGELKSLSGDREWAMIPPGDACGSLLQCAATTSSDMVTISGADVFMNTSSCFAPGHKPLWRPLVSLGQNEQTTKGPGDGLNKGFSVVFHEDLLGSCGGFHREDSGLEYPFSSFDLNNPFSQVLHVECSFEPEDMASFSPGFKPKSILCSDNEPFCPWLYGINRTQYRAIRISPRTHFRPISASELSPGGGSESDVESEKEEASLPVGQADLFDDPQADLKPLEEDAECEGPYYGKSELESGKFLPRLKKSGMEKSAQTSLDSQEGGSTLLPIIEQEICVHCEMASVSVPCSHVQSSVHQQEESSRETESCKCTATDQIPKSEKTVDVAQDIQEFPLLNFGEQCLTNMQKEECWWQSTLCSPLFPSPQCGGSSNV from the exons ATGCGTCCAATGAGTGGAGAGTCAGACGGCCCTGCCCCTGAAAGAGTCTCGCAGGCCTTCCCTTTAACAGGCCCTGTGTCCTCCTCAGAGATGTCCTCACTGCAGTCACTAGGGCCAGTGCAGAGCTGGCTGGGTCAGGAGCTGGAGAAATGTGGCATCGATGCCATGATCTACACGCGCTATGTCCTTAGCCTGCTGCTGCACGACAGCTATGACTACGACCTGCAGGACCAG GAAAATGACATCTTCCTGGGCTGGGAGAAGGGAACAGGGAAGAAATGGGGGAAGAGCAAGAGGAAGGGAGGGACTGATCTTAGTCTTGAagagatgaagaaacaagctGCTGTGCAGTGTTTACGTTCAGCATCTGATGAA AATTCTGGAATTGAAAGCTTGGTCGAAGAGCTATGCTCTAAGCTCAAGGatattcaaaacaaacagaaag AAAAAGAAAGgcaagtaaataaaaaatctgatacATCACAGTCTCCTGAACCAGATGAATCCTTTTCTTCCAAGGACCAGGTTGAGAT GTACTATGAAGCTTTCCCACCTCTCTCAGAAAAATCTGTTTGTCTCCAAGAAATCATGACCGTGTGGAACAAAGCTAAAGCCTGCACGTATTCCAGCTCATCATCATCTGCTGTCCCTCAAACAAGCACAGACACATCCTCTCCAAAAGACTGCACCAGCGAAGGTGAAGCTTTTAAAGACCGAATCGTTGATGCACCCAGTTCCACCACCTCAATCAGTGAGAGGGCCCAGCACCGATGCACTAACAGGGAGAAGGAAAACCGATTCCATGGAAGCGCAACAGGGGTGACTGATGATCGGGTTCCTCCTCATAGTAAGCGGCAGGCGAGACACCGGTCTGAGGGGAGGTTCCGTCCCAGATCGTGGTCCTCTGGCTCTAGTGAGGCTGGCTCAAGCTCCAGTGGTAACCAGGTTGACCAGACCCGCAGTTGCAAAGCAGTCCGCATAAGACACAAGTCTCGAGAGGTCAGCAGCAGAAACAAAAGAGGCCGCAGTGGCAGCGGACAGGTCAAACTGGCCCTTAAAGTCATCGACAAAGAAGAGCGGAAAAATGCACGAGCCAACATCAGTACCACCGGAGGCCTATCTAAACAACAACAGCACTACATGAAAAAAGGCAAACGACCTCTGAGGGAGATCCGCAAAGATGCTAATCTGGTTGAGGCACAGGAGTCAGGAGGAGAAGCTAAAAGAAAAGAATATATGGAGGAGCCACTTTGGTACACAGAGCCCATCTCGGAGTACTTTGTCCCTCTCAGTAGAAGTAAATTAGAGACAAAGTATCGTAGTAAAGAAGACTCTTCCAATGACTTGGGCATGTCCATTGATGTGGACTGTCTGTCAGAGAGAATTCAAGGAATCTGCATTGCAAATTCTTGTATTCAAAGGGCATACCTTGCAGCAGGCACTTTTGTGGATGGCCACTTCATTGAAGTGTCTGGTGAAGGTGACGAAGAGGCTCCTGAACTAAATGGGATTTCAAGCTGCCCTCCTCCTGAAGATGGTCAAAATTTAGATGACGAGCATCTGTCTGAATTCACTCACTTCTATGAAGTTGATCTTTATCAATCCATATTGGATCCTAGTGCCTCAGATGCGGTACAAGAAAGCCGAATCCTGAACATGATTCGACAGAAGAGCGTGGAGCGAAAACACTTTGAAGCAGGATGTGTAGTTTTAGATGGCCTTGAGCTGCAAGGGGAAAGTGCAATAAGGGTTGATTCTCTGGGAGCCTCAGAAGCAGATGTTTCTATAACACAAGATATGGAAAACATTGCCCAAGTGTGGGAGTGCTGTTCATCATCAAGCTTGGAAGATTTGGAAGGCGAAAGCTGTCCGGGTGACTCTCCAGTCAGGCTCTCCCCAGTGTTGAACAGTGTTCCGTTTAACTTTAGAAAACTGTCTGGAGCTTTTGTAGGGCCTCATCTCCAAGAAGCCAGCGGTAGCATCTCTGCCCTAAACTCTTGTTTTCCACTTTTTGAGTTGCAATACGATAGCCCTTCCTTTTCTTTTCCCTGCGACTCGCTTACGGAGGGGCAGGACAATGTAGATTCAAGTAGCTGTTTAGATCCACAAGGAAACAAACAATCCCGTTTGCTAATTTGGACCAAAAACAGTGCCTTTGATGAAACAGAACACTGCTCTAACTTATCAACAAGGACCTGCAGTCCCTGGTCCCACTCAGAGGAGACACGGTCAGATAGTGAACAGATCAATGCTCCAGCAGATGAATCCGCTCAGTTTGGCAGTGAAGAGGTCAGCTGTATTTCCCTTATCCCACCTTTATGCCTAGAAGAAGAGCTTTTAGATTTCTTTCAAGAGAACTCCAGTCACCAGCAGGAAGAATCCAGTGTAGGCACAGAATCCAACCAGCCCTTCAATAAGAAATCGAAATTGGAGTCTGTTTGTGGAATAGCATTAGAGCAGGATGAGAGTAAACTATATAATGCTGTTGTGTTTTCAGATGTCCCAAATCAACAAAATGATGAATACACCTCAGGGATAATAAAAGACATTTGGATGGCTATTGGAGACAGAGACTGTGTCTTAACACTCGGGGTAAAGAATACAGGGGAGCGCTTGTTTCCAGAGGAGACTACCGGCTATCAATGCAGCTGTCTTGACAAGGATGTAAAAGGTGAAATTATTCAAAAGAAAGCTGTGCAGTGTTCGGAGTATCATCTTTGGGATGGGCAGAAGGAGGACGAGGGACTTCATAAAAACAAGCTCTCTAAATTGAATGATGGGGATTACACGACGCCGGCAAAGCCTTGGAATTGTAATTCACAGGACAGCACCTCCTTTATCCTTGGTGGGGTTTATGGAGAACTGAAGAGTCTAAGCGGCGACAGGGAATGGGCTATGATTCCACCTGGTGATGCTTGTGGCAGTTTGTTGCAGTGTGCAGCAACCACATCTTCTGACATGGTAACCATTTCAGGGGCGGATGTGTTCATGAACACGAGCAGTTGCTTTGCTCCTGGCCACAAGCCATTGTGGAGACCTCTTGTGTCCCTTGGTCAAAATGAGCAGACTACCAAGGGACCGGGGGATGGTTTAAATAAGGGATTTTCTGTTGTCTTCCATGAAGATTTACTGGGATCATGCGGAGGCTTCCATCGAGAAGATTCAGGACTGGAATACCCGTTTTCATCCTTTGATTTGAACAACCCATTTTCCCAGGTCCTGCATGTGGAGTGCTCCTTTGAGCCAGAGGACATGGCCTCTTTCAGCCCGGGATTTAAGCCAAAATCCATATTATGCTCCGACAATGAGCCCTTTTGCCCTTGGTTATATGGCATCAACCGGACTCAGTATCGGGCCATTCGAATTTCCCCAAGGACTCATTTCCGGCCAATATCTGCCTCGGAGCTTTCTCCAGGTGGTGGCAGTGAGTCAGATGTAGAGTCTGAGAAAGAGGAAGCAAGTCTTCCAGTTGGTCAAGCAGACCTCTTTGATGACCCACAGGCTGACCTCAAGCCTCTCGAGGAGGACGCCGAGTGTGAGGGCCCTTACTACGGAAAATCCGAGCTGGAGTCTGGGAAGTTCCTACCCAGATTAAAAAAGTCTGGCATGGAGAAGAGTGCCCAGACATCGCTCGATTCACAGGAGGGTGGGAGCACCCTTCTGCCGATCATTGAACAAGAGATTTGCGTACATTGTGAGATGGCATCGGTTTCGGTGCCATGTTCTCATGTGCAGTCCTCTGTTCATCAGCAAGAGGAATCTAGCAGGGAGACAGAGTCTTGCAAATGCACTGCAACTGATCAGATTCCAAAAAGTGAGAAGACAGTTGATGTTGCTCAAGATATACAAGAG TTTCCACTGTTGAATTTTGGAGAACAGTGCTTAACTAATATGCAGAAAGAAGAGTGCTGGTGGCAGAGTACTCTGTGTTCTCCTTTATTTCCAAGTCCTCAGTGCGGAG GAAGCAGTAATGTATGA